In methanogenic archaeon ISO4-H5, the following are encoded in one genomic region:
- a CDS encoding radical SAM domain protein, with the protein MRTLDSIISDSINRRDIPIEDCIRMLSFPEDSPEADRVIRAASDFALDVSGGVGRIAVQIGIITGPCYADCEFCVFRASSRLMEQYEMSASELSTYLRRVLADGAVSAVSLMSIADFDFRLFLERVELARSLLPPSVKIFTNTGDLSFGEAARLKEAGVDGAYHAIRLGEGIVNMMEPLDRFRTQENLKTAEIPLFTGVEPIGPEHTPEEIARAFYDALGRGCACCSASAREVVDGTPMKDMGEISHRRLQQIRSALLLSSTSRSISGLGGYGGFYGGFGWAMAEYAGSPKDVNEVSENGLGRTVEWAKEQLRRDGFTKILGSDGKAVDL; encoded by the coding sequence ATGCGCACACTTGATTCGATCATCTCCGATTCAATCAATCGCAGGGATATCCCTATCGAGGATTGCATCCGGATGCTTTCTTTCCCTGAGGATTCTCCTGAGGCGGATCGCGTCATCCGTGCCGCTTCCGATTTTGCCCTCGATGTATCCGGAGGGGTCGGCAGGATCGCTGTTCAGATCGGTATCATCACCGGACCCTGCTATGCGGACTGTGAGTTCTGCGTATTCCGTGCTTCATCCCGTCTGATGGAACAGTATGAGATGAGTGCCAGCGAACTATCCACCTATCTTCGGCGTGTTCTCGCTGACGGAGCAGTATCCGCGGTATCCCTAATGTCCATAGCCGATTTCGATTTCAGGCTCTTCCTGGAAAGGGTGGAACTGGCCAGGTCCTTACTCCCTCCTTCCGTGAAGATCTTCACCAACACGGGCGACCTATCCTTCGGGGAGGCGGCACGTCTGAAGGAGGCAGGGGTCGACGGCGCCTATCACGCCATACGTCTTGGCGAGGGTATCGTCAATATGATGGAACCTCTGGACCGTTTCAGGACCCAGGAGAATCTGAAGACCGCGGAGATCCCGCTCTTCACAGGCGTGGAACCCATCGGTCCCGAACATACTCCGGAGGAGATCGCACGTGCCTTCTATGATGCACTCGGTCGCGGGTGTGCCTGCTGTTCGGCATCCGCACGCGAAGTGGTGGACGGAACCCCGATGAAAGACATGGGCGAGATATCTCACCGCAGGCTGCAGCAGATCCGCTCCGCACTTCTTCTTTCCTCCACTTCCCGCAGTATTTCCGGTCTAGGTGGATACGGCGGATTCTACGGAGGCTTCGGGTGGGCGATGGCCGAGTATGCGGGCAGTCCGAAGGATGTGAACGAGGTCTCGGAGAACGGACTCGGAAGGACGGTGGAGTGGGCGAAGGAGCAGCTCCGCCGGGACGGATTCACGAAGATCCTCGGGTCCGACGGAAAGGCCGTCGATCTCTGA